A window of Ardenticatena maritima contains these coding sequences:
- a CDS encoding cold-shock protein: protein MAEVQVGTVKWFNNAKGYGFIQRDEGPDVFVHHTDIQMEGYRTLQEGQQVEFELVDAEKGPRAQNVRPLATPQTV from the coding sequence ATGGCAGAAGTTCAAGTCGGAACGGTCAAGTGGTTCAACAACGCCAAGGGCTACGGCTTCATTCAGCGTGACGAGGGGCCGGACGTGTTTGTGCATCACACAGACATTCAAATGGAAGGCTACCGCACACTGCAAGAAGGGCAACAAGTCGAATTTGAGCTTGTTGACGCCGAAAAGGGCCCACGCGCGCAAAACGTGCGCCCCTTGGCGACCCCACAGACTGTGTAG
- a CDS encoding DUF5666 domain-containing protein yields the protein MKFVRTLTILFVSVLAMVLATGCGDAQTLGTTVDELAQVQNISFDANGEVEIVAPIEAMGDSTIVVAGQTVHLTDATEIKGQIDVGTMVKVHVFLADDGTLVAREIEPADEGAGDDNANGNENANDNGNANENANENENEANENENENEDENANETPEGVTGEIEIVALVEALDEGSVTVAGWTLLLTPQSEVKGQLEVGMLVKVHVWVMDDGTLVVREIEPAHDDDDANGNENANEDANGNTNENEMVGGVVGEMEIVAPLEVMDELSVTVAGHTLLLTPQSEVKGQLEVGMLVKVHVWVMDDGTLVVREIEPAHDDDEDDDDEDDNRNENEVRDKMKIEAPVEALGENTIVVAGQTLLLTPQTEVKGQLEVGAMVKVEVLVMADGTLVAREIKVVRDDDADDDDNANVNENNANDDDDDNDNEDHANANDDDDDDDEGNDNRGDDDDDENDNGGNPGPNQGDHNANNSGPGGGDHNGNDDDRGGDHNDNGDDDDDDHGGNDNDDDDDDDDHGGNNNDDDDDDHGRDDD from the coding sequence ATGAAATTTGTGCGAACATTGACGATCTTATTCGTGAGTGTGCTGGCTATGGTGCTGGCAACCGGCTGCGGTGATGCCCAAACCCTGGGCACAACGGTGGATGAATTGGCGCAGGTGCAAAACATCTCATTCGATGCGAATGGCGAGGTTGAAATTGTTGCCCCTATTGAAGCCATGGGCGATAGCACGATTGTTGTTGCGGGGCAGACTGTGCACCTGACCGACGCCACCGAAATCAAGGGGCAAATTGACGTTGGCACCATGGTGAAAGTGCACGTTTTCCTGGCGGATGACGGTACGCTTGTTGCGCGTGAAATTGAACCCGCCGATGAGGGCGCGGGCGATGACAACGCCAACGGCAATGAGAATGCGAACGACAATGGCAATGCGAATGAGAACGCCAACGAGAACGAGAACGAAGCCAACGAGAATGAGAATGAAAACGAGGACGAAAACGCCAACGAGACACCCGAAGGTGTTACCGGCGAAATTGAGATTGTGGCGTTGGTAGAAGCGCTGGACGAGGGCAGTGTGACGGTCGCCGGCTGGACGTTGCTGCTTACACCGCAAAGCGAAGTGAAGGGGCAGCTGGAAGTGGGCATGCTGGTGAAGGTGCATGTCTGGGTGATGGATGACGGCACGTTGGTGGTGCGCGAAATCGAGCCAGCGCATGATGACGATGACGCCAATGGCAACGAGAACGCCAACGAAGATGCGAATGGCAACACCAACGAGAACGAGATGGTTGGTGGTGTCGTAGGCGAGATGGAAATTGTGGCGCCGCTTGAAGTGATGGACGAACTGTCGGTGACGGTGGCCGGGCACACGCTCCTGTTGACGCCCCAAAGCGAGGTGAAGGGGCAGCTGGAAGTGGGCATGCTGGTGAAGGTACATGTCTGGGTGATGGATGACGGCACATTGGTGGTGCGCGAAATCGAGCCGGCGCACGATGACGACGAAGATGATGACGATGAAGACGACAACCGCAACGAGAACGAAGTGCGCGACAAGATGAAAATCGAAGCGCCGGTAGAGGCTCTGGGTGAAAACACTATCGTTGTCGCTGGCCAGACGCTCCTGCTGACACCACAAACGGAGGTGAAGGGACAACTCGAAGTTGGGGCGATGGTGAAGGTGGAAGTGTTGGTCATGGCGGATGGGACACTGGTGGCGCGCGAAATCAAGGTGGTGCGTGATGATGACGCCGATGATGACGATAATGCCAATGTGAATGAGAACAACGCTAACGATGACGATGATGACAATGACAACGAAGACCACGCCAACGCCAACGATGATGATGACGATGACGATGAAGGCAATGACAACCGCGGTGATGATGACGACGACGAAAACGACAACGGCGGCAATCCTGGCCCGAACCAAGGCGATCACAACGCCAACAACTCCGGTCCTGGCGGCGGCGACCACAATGGCAACGATGACGATCGCGGCGGCGACCATAACGACAACGGCGATGATGATGATGATGACCATGGTGGCAACGACAACGATGATGACGACGATGACGATGACCACGGTGGCAATAACAACGACGACGATGACGACGACCACGGCCGTGATGACGACTAA
- a CDS encoding class I SAM-dependent RNA methyltransferase, whose protein sequence is MTTYDITFERMVHGGEALGRLDDGRVVFVPYVLPGERAIVRLTETHKRWARGVVVERLTNAPERVEPRCPHFGPSACGGCHWQHANYAAQLAYKTDIVRDQIARIGKQNPEVVRPCIGMETPWHYRNHVQLHISEDGRLGYIRADQNGVEPIDACLIMNHRVAELFEQLEISFPSLQRVALRGSDRTGDGMVILETLEDEPPEIEVDLPVSVVMVLSDGTPVTLVGSPYLEEEVAGRRWRISANSFFQTNTEMAEKLVYLVREFAQPLLGIETVVDVYGGVGLLGISLAPEVQHVIIVESNPDAIHDAHHNGADLGNVSPFVEDAAVALSNWEAPRPHLVIVDPPRAGIEREALEALARLRPPRLIYVSCDPATLARDIRFLCEQGYHLDVVQPLDMFPHTYHVENVARLSLE, encoded by the coding sequence ATGACAACCTATGACATCACATTTGAACGCATGGTTCACGGCGGCGAAGCCTTGGGACGGCTTGACGATGGGCGCGTGGTCTTCGTGCCCTACGTGTTGCCGGGCGAACGCGCTATCGTGCGCCTTACAGAAACCCACAAACGATGGGCGCGCGGCGTGGTGGTAGAACGCCTGACCAACGCACCTGAGCGGGTCGAACCACGGTGCCCCCATTTTGGTCCTAGCGCATGTGGGGGCTGCCACTGGCAACACGCCAACTACGCCGCCCAACTCGCGTACAAAACCGACATCGTGCGCGACCAAATTGCGCGCATTGGTAAACAAAACCCCGAAGTTGTGCGCCCATGCATTGGCATGGAAACCCCCTGGCACTATCGGAATCATGTTCAATTGCATATCAGCGAAGATGGGCGCTTGGGCTACATCCGCGCCGACCAAAACGGTGTCGAACCCATTGACGCTTGCTTGATTATGAACCACCGCGTAGCCGAACTGTTCGAGCAACTCGAAATCAGTTTCCCCAGCCTGCAACGGGTTGCCCTGCGCGGAAGCGACCGCACCGGCGACGGCATGGTCATTCTGGAAACCCTGGAAGATGAACCGCCGGAAATCGAAGTGGATTTGCCCGTATCGGTGGTGATGGTCCTCTCCGATGGAACCCCGGTGACACTCGTCGGCTCGCCGTACCTGGAAGAAGAAGTCGCCGGACGGCGCTGGCGCATTTCCGCCAACAGTTTCTTCCAAACCAACACTGAAATGGCTGAAAAACTTGTGTACCTTGTGCGCGAATTTGCCCAACCACTGCTCGGCATCGAAACAGTGGTGGATGTGTACGGCGGCGTTGGGCTTCTGGGCATCAGCCTCGCCCCCGAAGTGCAGCATGTCATCATCGTCGAATCCAACCCCGACGCCATCCATGACGCCCACCACAACGGCGCCGACCTGGGCAATGTTTCCCCGTTTGTTGAAGATGCGGCGGTCGCGCTCAGCAACTGGGAAGCCCCGCGCCCGCATCTCGTTATCGTGGACCCACCGCGCGCCGGCATCGAACGCGAAGCATTGGAAGCCCTGGCACGCCTGCGCCCACCGCGGCTCATCTATGTCTCCTGCGACCCCGCCACTTTGGCGCGCGATATCCGTTTCTTGTGCGAGCAGGGCTACCATCTCGATGTTGTCCAACCGCTTGACATGTTCCCGCACACCTACCATGTCGAAAACGTCGCCCGATTGAGCCTGGAGTAG
- a CDS encoding ribonuclease J, whose protein sequence is MAGRKLKIIPLGGLGEIGRNMTLLEYGNNILVVDVGVKFPTAEQYGIDLVIPDWHYLRERRQHVRGIVLTHGHEDHIGALPFLLRDGFHDVPIYATRLTRGLVEGKLEQYGLLEGVTIHTIRPSERFHVGPFEIEPVHVAHSIPDAVALAIRSPAGLVVVTGDYKFDHTPPIGNPTDVATLGRLGAEGVLALLGDSTNAEVEGTTPSERVVEETISRIFSEVEGRIIVATFASSLARINQILHTAAEHGRKVAVTGRSMVQNVDIALKLGYLQAPEGLIVPIEEALQLPPKRICLLTTGSQGEPAAGLARLANGSHRQIQIMPGDTVIVSAHPIPGNEEAVSRVIDNLYRLGADVIYGRMARVHVSGHGARDELRLMLNLLRPKYVIPVHGQYRMQVQHARLAEQMGIPRENIFVLQNGQPLLINEKGAELGEPLPMKEVYVDGNRVGEIGEVVLRDREMLARDGFFITVLTLDRQTGELIGNPQLLSRGFVYLRESEELLNTISERIRQVVNNSQNGHRTDISALETRLRSTVSRYLYEATGCRPFVMAVINTV, encoded by the coding sequence ATGGCAGGACGTAAACTGAAAATTATTCCGCTTGGCGGCCTGGGCGAGATTGGCCGCAATATGACACTGCTTGAGTACGGGAACAACATTCTCGTAGTTGATGTGGGGGTCAAATTCCCCACCGCCGAACAGTATGGCATTGACCTTGTCATTCCCGACTGGCACTATTTGCGCGAACGCCGCCAGCATGTGCGCGGCATTGTGCTCACCCACGGGCATGAAGACCACATTGGGGCGCTGCCCTTCCTTCTGCGCGATGGGTTTCACGATGTCCCCATCTACGCCACGCGGCTCACCCGCGGGCTGGTGGAAGGCAAGTTGGAGCAATACGGCTTGCTCGAAGGCGTGACCATTCACACCATCCGCCCAAGCGAGCGCTTCCATGTAGGGCCGTTTGAAATCGAACCTGTGCATGTCGCGCATAGTATTCCCGATGCGGTGGCGCTGGCCATTCGCTCACCTGCCGGGTTGGTCGTCGTCACCGGCGACTACAAGTTCGACCACACGCCGCCGATTGGCAACCCCACCGACGTGGCGACATTGGGACGTTTGGGCGCAGAAGGTGTGCTGGCACTGCTTGGTGACAGCACCAACGCCGAAGTGGAAGGCACAACACCGTCGGAACGGGTTGTGGAAGAAACGATTAGCCGCATTTTCAGCGAGGTTGAAGGGCGGATTATCGTCGCCACTTTTGCCAGTTCGCTGGCACGCATCAACCAGATTTTGCACACAGCGGCGGAGCACGGGCGCAAAGTGGCCGTCACGGGGCGCAGCATGGTGCAGAACGTGGACATTGCGCTCAAGTTGGGGTATCTGCAAGCGCCCGAAGGGTTGATTGTGCCCATTGAAGAAGCCTTGCAATTGCCGCCCAAGCGCATTTGTTTGTTGACCACGGGGTCGCAGGGTGAACCGGCGGCGGGGTTGGCGCGGCTGGCGAACGGTTCGCACCGTCAAATCCAAATCATGCCGGGCGATACCGTGATTGTGAGCGCCCACCCCATTCCCGGCAACGAGGAAGCCGTTTCGCGCGTGATTGATAACCTGTACCGCTTGGGCGCCGATGTGATTTACGGGCGCATGGCGCGCGTCCACGTCAGTGGCCACGGCGCCCGCGATGAGTTGCGGTTGATGCTCAACCTGCTGCGCCCGAAGTATGTCATTCCGGTTCACGGGCAATACCGCATGCAAGTGCAGCATGCCCGGCTTGCGGAGCAGATGGGCATTCCACGTGAAAACATTTTCGTGCTTCAAAATGGGCAACCGCTGCTCATCAATGAAAAAGGCGCTGAATTGGGCGAGCCGCTCCCCATGAAAGAGGTGTACGTGGACGGCAACCGCGTGGGTGAAATTGGCGAAGTGGTCCTGCGCGACCGCGAAATGCTGGCGCGTGATGGGTTCTTCATCACTGTGCTGACGCTCGACCGTCAAACCGGCGAACTGATCGGCAATCCGCAGTTGTTGTCGCGGGGTTTTGTCTACTTGCGCGAGAGTGAAGAGCTTTTGAACACCATTAGTGAGCGGATTCGCCAGGTGGTAAACAACAGCCAAAATGGGCATCGCACCGACATTAGCGCCCTGGAAACGCGGTTGCGCTCAACCGTATCACGGTATCTGTATGAAGCCACCGGCTGCCGTCCATTCGTGATGGCGGTGATCAACACGGTGTAA